A window from Terriglobales bacterium encodes these proteins:
- a CDS encoding ATP-dependent Clp protease ATP-binding subunit, whose translation MFERYTEKARRVIFFARYEASQFGSPYIETEHLLLGLLREDKALTNRFLRSHASVESIRKQIEGHTTIREKVSTSVDLPLSNECKRVLAYAAEEAERLSHKHIGTEHLLLGLLREEKCFAAEILHERGLRLSTIREELARTTQEKAQPQRSRESSLLSEFSRDLTQAAMDTQLDPLVGREGELERVIQILCRRTKNNPVLIGEPGVGKTAIVEGLAQRIADGEVPSFLADKRILALDLSLIVAGTKYRGQFEERLKTIMKELMESQNAIIFIDELHTLVGAGSAEGSLDAANILKPALSRGEIQCIGATTPGEYRKSIEKDRSLERRFQSVKVPPPNESDATKILYGIKDRYEKFHAVSYTDEAIGFAVTHSSRYIPDRFLPDKAIDLIDEAGARVKLRQTSLPEEITEAQKRVKFIVHRMENAIANHEFEKARFYSDEERKERENLRGLREKYHLDESSTGVVNREDIEDVVSRWTGIPITSIKEEETQKLLRIEEELHKRVISQDKAITALARAIRRSRAGLKSPNRPIGSFLFLGPTGVGKTEVARTLAQFMFGSEKSLIRFDMSEFMEKHSVSKLIGSPPGYVGYEEGGQLTERVKRAPYSVVLLDEIEKAHPDVFNILLQVFEDGQLTDGLGNTVDFKNTILIMTSNIGARHLQKRTGLGFQHDKEEAISNKVEELVKNEVKRTFNPEFLNRLDEVILFQALTDADLIQILELMVSQLNANLAQRSITVTVTDEAKKWILEKTLVDRSYGARPLRRALQKYIEDPLSEALIQGTIQTRPAFIEVFLENDKLFYRPVDSKENEGVLLYSN comes from the coding sequence ATGTTTGAACGGTACACGGAAAAAGCGCGACGAGTAATCTTCTTTGCGCGGTACGAGGCCAGCCAGTTCGGCTCCCCTTACATTGAGACAGAGCATCTTCTGCTGGGCTTGCTCCGCGAGGACAAGGCCCTGACGAATCGTTTCCTACGCTCGCACGCCTCGGTAGAGTCCATCCGCAAGCAGATTGAAGGGCATACCACGATTCGGGAGAAGGTTTCCACCTCGGTGGACCTCCCGCTCAGCAATGAGTGCAAGCGCGTCCTGGCTTACGCTGCCGAGGAGGCCGAGCGCCTCTCCCACAAGCACATTGGAACCGAGCACCTGCTTTTGGGACTGTTACGGGAAGAAAAATGTTTCGCCGCTGAAATCCTGCACGAGCGCGGGCTGAGGCTGTCAACCATCCGTGAGGAGCTTGCTCGCACCACCCAGGAAAAAGCGCAGCCGCAGCGTTCACGTGAGTCCTCGCTGCTGAGCGAATTTTCGCGCGACCTGACCCAGGCCGCGATGGATACACAGCTCGACCCGCTAGTAGGCCGCGAAGGCGAACTGGAGCGCGTGATTCAGATTCTGTGCCGCCGCACCAAGAACAATCCGGTGCTGATTGGCGAACCTGGTGTAGGCAAGACGGCGATTGTTGAAGGTTTGGCGCAGCGCATCGCGGATGGAGAAGTGCCATCATTTCTTGCTGATAAGCGCATTCTGGCGCTCGACCTTTCCCTGATCGTTGCCGGCACCAAATACCGCGGACAGTTCGAAGAGCGTCTCAAAACCATCATGAAAGAGCTGATGGAATCGCAGAACGCGATTATCTTCATTGACGAGCTCCATACGCTGGTGGGAGCGGGATCTGCCGAGGGCTCTTTGGACGCGGCAAATATTCTGAAGCCGGCGCTGTCTCGGGGTGAGATTCAGTGCATTGGCGCGACCACCCCGGGTGAGTATCGCAAATCCATCGAGAAGGACCGCTCTTTGGAGCGGCGTTTCCAGTCGGTGAAGGTACCACCGCCGAACGAGTCTGACGCCACCAAAATTCTTTACGGCATAAAGGACCGCTACGAGAAGTTTCATGCGGTCAGCTATACCGACGAAGCCATTGGATTCGCGGTGACGCACTCCAGCCGCTATATTCCGGATCGCTTCCTGCCGGACAAGGCCATTGACCTGATTGACGAAGCCGGCGCTCGCGTGAAACTGCGGCAGACTTCTCTGCCGGAAGAGATTACGGAAGCGCAAAAGCGAGTGAAATTTATCGTTCACCGGATGGAGAACGCGATCGCCAATCATGAATTCGAGAAGGCACGCTTCTATTCCGATGAAGAACGTAAAGAACGCGAGAACCTGCGCGGCCTGCGCGAGAAATATCACCTGGATGAGTCTTCGACCGGAGTTGTAAATCGGGAAGATATTGAAGACGTGGTTTCACGCTGGACGGGTATTCCGATCACCTCGATCAAAGAAGAAGAAACGCAGAAGCTGCTGCGCATTGAGGAAGAGCTGCACAAGCGGGTGATCTCGCAGGACAAAGCCATCACCGCGCTGGCCCGCGCCATCCGCCGCTCGCGCGCCGGCCTGAAGAGCCCGAACCGTCCGATTGGTTCGTTCCTGTTCCTGGGACCGACGGGCGTCGGCAAAACCGAAGTCGCGCGAACCCTGGCGCAGTTCATGTTCGGCAGCGAGAAATCTTTAATCCGCTTTGATATGTCGGAGTTCATGGAGAAGCATTCGGTCTCCAAGCTGATCGGCTCGCCTCCGGGATACGTAGGATACGAAGAGGGTGGCCAGCTCACCGAGCGGGTGAAGCGCGCTCCTTATTCCGTTGTACTGCTGGATGAAATCGAGAAGGCGCATCCGGATGTGTTCAACATCCTGTTGCAGGTCTTTGAAGATGGACAACTCACCGATGGTCTAGGCAATACGGTGGACTTCAAGAACACCATTCTCATCATGACCTCGAACATCGGCGCGCGGCACTTGCAGAAGCGCACCGGTCTGGGCTTCCAGCATGATAAGGAAGAGGCCATCTCCAACAAGGTAGAGGAATTGGTGAAGAACGAGGTGAAGCGCACCTTCAACCCCGAGTTCCTCAACCGTCTGGACGAAGTGATCCTGTTCCAGGCACTGACCGATGCGGACCTGATCCAGATTCTGGAGCTTATGGTCAGCCAGCTGAATGCGAACCTTGCGCAACGTTCGATCACGGTCACGGTGACCGACGAGGCCAAGAAGTGGATCCTGGAGAAGACCCTGGTAGACCGCAGTTACGGCGCGCGTCCGCTACGCCGGGCCCTGCAGAAGTACATCGAGGACCCGCTGTCCGAGGCGCTCATCCAGGGCACGATTCAGACGCGGCCCGCGTTTATCGAAGTCTTCCTGGAGAACGACAAGTTGTTCTATCGGCCAGTGGACTCCAAGGAAAACGAAGGCGTGCTGTTGTATTCGAATTAG
- a CDS encoding amino acid permease — protein MASTYGASSPRQEPEKEAGLRHQLSAAQMTMVGVGGSIGTGLLLGSGAAIKIAGPAVIISFIVAGLITWTVTMALGEMASRHPGAGSFGLYAELYLNHWAGFVSRYAYWIGIAIAVGGELVASATYMGYWFPGVRATVWVIVFAAVLLLINLRQVGDYGWFEFWFAMVKLMTIIAFIVIGGAFLLTGRVAAQYTAHGGFFPNGKLAPALAMGFALFTFAGIEMVAISSGESKSVKEIPRAVRSTFGLLTFVYMCAIVILVGVMPWNGAGVTESPFVSVFRLARLPAASHVMNFVVLSAALSAANASLYVDSRMLFSLARDGYAPAAFGRLTGAGSPLLALLVSAVGILIAAGMEKWAPDSAYIYLISAALFGIILTWWIVLAAHISFRRRLSSADLNALPMRSPGGSALSAAGFVAMIAVMVGTWWTTRLIVISGVLYVVVLSAAFLLVKKGLQESRMKK, from the coding sequence ATGGCAAGCACCTACGGAGCTTCCTCCCCGCGACAGGAGCCTGAAAAGGAAGCCGGGCTCAGGCACCAGCTCAGCGCCGCGCAGATGACCATGGTGGGGGTAGGGGGCTCAATCGGTACGGGGTTGCTGCTGGGTTCGGGCGCCGCCATCAAAATCGCCGGTCCGGCGGTCATCATTAGCTTTATCGTCGCCGGCCTGATCACCTGGACGGTGACCATGGCTTTAGGTGAGATGGCCAGCCGGCACCCCGGCGCAGGCTCCTTCGGCCTCTACGCCGAGCTGTACCTGAATCACTGGGCCGGCTTTGTTTCCCGCTACGCATATTGGATCGGAATCGCAATTGCCGTGGGTGGTGAACTGGTCGCCTCGGCCACCTACATGGGTTATTGGTTCCCTGGCGTGCGTGCCACGGTTTGGGTGATTGTGTTCGCCGCCGTGCTGCTGTTGATCAATCTTCGCCAGGTCGGCGATTACGGTTGGTTTGAGTTTTGGTTCGCCATGGTCAAGCTGATGACCATCATTGCCTTTATTGTAATCGGCGGCGCTTTCTTGCTCACGGGACGCGTGGCCGCTCAATACACCGCCCATGGTGGGTTCTTTCCGAATGGGAAGCTGGCACCCGCATTGGCCATGGGATTCGCGCTGTTCACCTTTGCCGGCATTGAGATGGTCGCGATTTCCTCGGGGGAATCGAAATCGGTGAAAGAAATTCCGCGTGCCGTGCGCAGCACCTTTGGCCTTCTGACGTTCGTTTACATGTGCGCCATCGTGATTCTGGTCGGCGTCATGCCCTGGAATGGCGCCGGGGTCACAGAAAGCCCGTTTGTATCTGTCTTTCGCCTGGCCAGACTTCCAGCTGCGTCCCACGTGATGAATTTCGTGGTCCTCTCAGCGGCGTTGTCGGCAGCGAATGCCAGCCTCTATGTTGATTCGCGAATGCTGTTCTCCCTGGCTCGCGACGGCTACGCGCCCGCCGCATTTGGCCGGCTCACCGGCGCCGGATCACCACTGCTCGCGCTTTTGGTCTCTGCCGTTGGAATCCTCATTGCAGCGGGCATGGAAAAATGGGCTCCCGACTCGGCATACATTTATCTGATTTCCGCTGCTTTATTTGGGATAATCCTGACCTGGTGGATCGTTCTTGCAGCGCACATCTCGTTTCGGCGGCGGCTTTCTTCCGCGGACTTGAATGCGCTTCCTATGCGTTCACCGGGCGGAAGTGCGCTTTCAGCGGCAGGTTTCGTGGCCATGATCGCCGTGATGGTCGGCACCTGGTGGACCACGCGGCTGATCGTCATCAGCGGAGTTCTCTACGTCGTAGTACTTTCCGCGGCCTTTCTCCTGGTGAAGAAAGGCCTCCAGGAAAGTAGAATGAAGAAATGA
- the trxA gene encoding thioredoxin → MATEAIFEVTDSNFDQAVLKSDQPVLVDFWATWCGPCRALAPIVDELASAYNGKVKVGKMDVDQNAATPQRYGIRGIPTLLVFKGGQVREQIVGYVPKETIEKALDKHIG, encoded by the coding sequence ATGGCGACAGAGGCAATTTTTGAGGTAACCGATTCGAACTTCGATCAGGCGGTGCTGAAAAGCGACCAGCCGGTGTTGGTGGATTTTTGGGCGACGTGGTGCGGCCCATGCAGGGCTTTGGCTCCGATCGTGGACGAGCTGGCGAGCGCATACAACGGCAAGGTCAAAGTAGGGAAAATGGATGTGGACCAAAACGCGGCCACTCCGCAGCGCTATGGCATTCGTGGGATTCCCACGTTGCTGGTGTTCAAGGGTGGGCAGGTTCGAGAACAGATCGTCGGATATGTGCCCAAAGAGACGATTGAGAAGGCCCTGGACAAGCACATCGGTTAA
- a CDS encoding GIDE domain-containing protein yields the protein MCAPFNLAMLYTSGFDPILYAGVGAPLGVYLFYRGFRMLQRKRLIMNTPQCKIRSAAMGLVEVSGLATGPYTITAPVTQHSCFYYRTLVWELKESGKSNSWQKAHDESLHTPFFLDDNTGKLLVDPTGADMELHCDFKEEFRHSLLADDAIPASVARFLVSRAIITQRPLKVEEYCLKPKNAVFALGTLAQNPGIEVSIRVSEANGAGQFPVTSNASELAGAQQRNPAENVPINARSTADGLTFNNTHGQKPPRPEPPVDDAERRRRELFTAGLLGVPGPVHAPQPTPPRPADEAEKHRRELVMASLFGVPMATGTAAVTTAPAGTGTAAAPAKEALPAELQSPLSTALASGHQEFDLYPPVVLMKGKHNPHFFISWRSEREVISELGWKSALYIWGGPALTLACVALVLMHLGLL from the coding sequence ATGTGTGCTCCGTTCAACCTCGCGATGCTGTATACCAGCGGCTTCGACCCGATTCTCTATGCGGGGGTTGGCGCTCCGCTCGGCGTATATCTCTTCTACCGTGGTTTTCGCATGCTACAGCGCAAGCGTCTCATCATGAACACACCGCAATGCAAGATCCGCAGTGCTGCCATGGGCCTGGTCGAGGTAAGCGGCCTGGCTACCGGGCCTTACACCATCACCGCGCCGGTCACGCAGCATTCCTGCTTCTACTATCGGACGCTGGTTTGGGAGTTGAAAGAATCGGGCAAGAGCAACAGCTGGCAAAAAGCGCACGACGAGAGCCTGCACACTCCGTTTTTTCTCGATGACAATACCGGGAAGCTATTGGTGGATCCCACCGGAGCTGACATGGAACTGCACTGCGACTTTAAAGAGGAGTTTCGCCACTCGCTCCTCGCTGATGACGCCATCCCGGCTTCCGTCGCTCGCTTCCTAGTGTCCCGCGCGATCATTACTCAACGTCCGCTCAAGGTTGAAGAATACTGTCTGAAACCCAAAAATGCGGTCTTTGCTCTGGGAACACTGGCACAAAATCCAGGAATCGAAGTCAGCATCAGGGTTTCCGAAGCTAATGGGGCTGGCCAATTCCCAGTCACGTCAAACGCCAGTGAATTAGCCGGTGCGCAGCAACGCAATCCGGCTGAGAACGTTCCCATCAATGCCAGGAGCACTGCAGACGGCCTAACATTCAACAACACGCACGGCCAGAAGCCACCTCGTCCCGAACCCCCAGTTGACGACGCCGAACGGCGGCGCCGTGAGCTCTTTACCGCCGGCTTATTGGGAGTGCCCGGCCCGGTTCATGCCCCGCAGCCCACACCTCCACGGCCGGCAGACGAAGCCGAAAAGCACCGTCGTGAGCTAGTAATGGCGTCCTTGTTCGGCGTCCCCATGGCAACCGGCACAGCGGCGGTTACCACAGCACCTGCGGGTACGGGCACAGCAGCGGCGCCCGCAAAAGAAGCACTGCCCGCGGAACTGCAATCACCGCTGAGTACAGCCTTGGCTTCCGGCCACCAAGAATTTGACCTCTACCCGCCGGTAGTGCTTATGAAGGGCAAGCACAACCCGCATTTCTTCATTTCCTGGCGAAGCGAGCGCGAGGTAATCTCGGAATTGGGATGGAAGTCCGCGTTGTACATCTGGGGTGGGCCGGCCCTGACCCTGGCTTGCGTTGCCTTGGTGCTGATGCATTTGGGTTTGCTGTGA
- a CDS encoding glutaredoxin family protein, translating into MQLVVYTAPWCSDCREAKRFLAQYDIAYREINIETTPGAAEEVIKNTGKRAIPQFVINGQWVQPYRPGEGFLYEEMKQLLGIEG; encoded by the coding sequence ATGCAGCTCGTCGTTTACACCGCCCCATGGTGCTCGGACTGCCGCGAAGCCAAACGGTTCCTCGCGCAGTACGACATCGCGTACAGGGAAATCAATATTGAGACCACGCCCGGCGCTGCCGAAGAGGTCATCAAGAACACGGGCAAGCGCGCAATTCCTCAGTTCGTAATCAATGGCCAATGGGTGCAGCCCTACCGTCCCGGAGAGGGTTTCCTCTATGAGGAGATGAAGCAGCTCCTGGGCATTGAAGGCTGA
- a CDS encoding LemA family protein: MNLVIVLAMLFAAIGVGWYVVTIYNGLIELKNDIDKAWSNIDVMLKQRHDELTKLIEVCKGYMEFERDTFQKIAQARSLFAQAATVDQKAQADQSMTSALRGLFAVAENYPDLKANNNFLQLQSRITQLESQIADRREFYNDSVNTYNIRIQQVPDTFVAGFLTMKPRTMFKAEGADKADAPLTFGATAK, encoded by the coding sequence ATGAATCTAGTAATCGTGCTGGCGATGTTGTTCGCCGCCATTGGAGTCGGATGGTATGTGGTCACCATCTACAACGGCTTAATTGAACTGAAGAACGATATTGATAAGGCCTGGTCGAACATTGACGTCATGCTTAAGCAACGGCATGACGAACTCACCAAGCTGATCGAAGTCTGCAAGGGCTACATGGAATTTGAGCGCGATACCTTCCAGAAAATTGCCCAGGCACGCTCGCTGTTCGCACAGGCTGCCACGGTGGACCAGAAGGCCCAAGCCGACCAGAGCATGACGTCAGCACTGCGCGGTCTTTTCGCGGTCGCTGAAAATTATCCTGATCTCAAGGCCAACAATAACTTTCTGCAGTTGCAATCACGCATAACCCAGCTCGAAAGCCAAATTGCCGACCGGCGCGAGTTCTACAACGACTCCGTAAACACCTACAACATCCGTATTCAGCAGGTGCCGGACACGTTCGTGGCAGGCTTCCTCACCATGAAACCGCGGACTATGTTCAAGGCCGAAGGAGCCGACAAGGCCGACGCGCCCTTGACGTTCGGAGCCACCGCTAAATAG
- a CDS encoding DUF4870 domain-containing protein, with protein sequence MRPGQPGNPTPVTQNPSSGISQNLAALLSYSLGWLTGLIFYFLDRRPYVRFHAAQSIVVFGGIHILRILLAAVFGFGWWMGGMHGWSHLGVAGPLFALIGIASFVLWIVCMVKAYKGERFKLPLAGDIAEGLAR encoded by the coding sequence TTGAGACCGGGGCAGCCCGGTAATCCGACGCCAGTTACTCAGAACCCCAGCTCGGGCATCTCGCAAAACCTTGCCGCGCTGCTCAGCTACTCCCTAGGCTGGCTCACCGGCCTGATTTTTTATTTTCTGGACCGCCGTCCTTACGTGCGTTTTCACGCGGCACAATCCATCGTGGTGTTCGGAGGGATCCACATCCTACGAATTCTGCTGGCAGCGGTTTTCGGCTTCGGCTGGTGGATGGGCGGAATGCATGGCTGGAGCCACTTGGGCGTGGCTGGCCCGCTATTCGCCTTAATTGGCATCGCCAGCTTCGTGCTTTGGATTGTATGTATGGTCAAGGCTTATAAAGGGGAACGCTTCAAACTTCCTCTGGCGGGGGATATCGCTGAAGGCTTGGCTCGATAA
- the lexA gene encoding transcriptional repressor LexA, with the protein MTFAFYSLTIRAMSLTRKQREVYEFIDHFVQEHQHSPSFEEIGRGLKLSSLATVHKHISNLEKKGLLKRDYNRSRSIELLAPRGGLKHVLGWNSGSVLPLVGRIAAGRPLEAMENPETISLADFTRSSEVFVLQVSGDSMQDEAILDGDFVLIEKTKVARNGEIVVALVDGSDATLKRLYKEGDKIRLQPSNAAMQPIMVPAAAVQIQGRVIGVLRKY; encoded by the coding sequence TTGACATTCGCCTTTTATTCGCTCACAATACGGGCAATGTCACTCACCCGCAAACAGCGAGAGGTCTACGAATTCATAGACCACTTTGTGCAGGAGCACCAGCACTCGCCTTCCTTCGAGGAAATCGGTAGAGGCCTGAAGCTGAGCTCGTTGGCCACGGTGCACAAACACATCAGCAACCTGGAAAAAAAGGGGCTCCTAAAGCGCGATTACAACCGCAGCCGGTCCATTGAACTGCTGGCGCCCCGTGGTGGGTTGAAGCACGTGTTGGGTTGGAACTCGGGTTCCGTGCTGCCGCTCGTGGGCCGCATCGCCGCCGGCCGGCCGCTTGAGGCAATGGAAAATCCGGAGACCATCTCGCTGGCCGACTTTACCCGCTCCAGCGAAGTCTTCGTTCTTCAAGTCAGCGGTGATTCCATGCAGGATGAGGCCATTCTCGACGGTGACTTTGTGCTCATAGAAAAAACCAAGGTCGCCCGCAACGGCGAAATCGTGGTGGCACTTGTGGATGGTAGTGACGCTACTCTCAAACGCCTCTACAAAGAAGGCGATAAGATCCGGCTGCAGCCCTCGAACGCCGCTATGCAGCCGATCATGGTGCCGGCTGCGGCGGTGCAGATCCAAGGCCGGGTGATCGGGGTCCTTCGTAAGTATTGA
- a CDS encoding FliA/WhiG family RNA polymerase sigma factor: MISATASGKSSLPAATDDKSERMLVSNIDLVRRIAGRIHQRVPPCVELDDLFQAGIVGLIDAIRKFDERRHVQFEHYAQFRINGAIIDSLRELDWSPRALRRKAQAMARARDKLSTLLGRAPDDSELAAEIGLELHQFNKLIADLRGLELCSFDFEEVTQEGKENCQDYADPRAVNSYAHCLQFEMNTLLGSALSDLSIQQQNILTLYYRDQLTMAKIGKSLGVSESRISQLHSAAILHLRSRIEELLSAGASASTKNAETLENGEEQPACQ, from the coding sequence ATGATCAGCGCCACCGCGTCCGGGAAATCCTCGCTTCCGGCTGCCACTGACGATAAATCCGAACGGATGTTGGTATCGAACATTGACCTTGTTCGGCGAATAGCAGGTCGTATCCACCAGCGTGTGCCCCCCTGCGTCGAGTTGGACGATTTATTCCAGGCCGGCATCGTCGGTTTGATTGATGCTATTCGCAAATTCGACGAACGAAGACACGTTCAGTTCGAACATTACGCACAATTTCGCATCAATGGCGCCATCATTGACAGCCTGCGCGAGCTCGACTGGAGCCCGAGGGCCCTGCGCCGTAAGGCACAGGCCATGGCTCGCGCCCGCGACAAACTCAGCACCTTGCTTGGCCGCGCACCGGACGATAGTGAACTCGCTGCCGAAATTGGATTGGAGCTGCATCAATTTAATAAATTGATTGCCGATTTGAGAGGACTCGAGTTATGCAGCTTTGACTTCGAGGAGGTTACGCAGGAAGGTAAGGAAAATTGTCAGGACTATGCGGACCCGCGTGCAGTCAACAGTTACGCACATTGTCTCCAATTCGAAATGAACACATTGTTGGGCAGTGCGTTATCCGACTTATCTATTCAGCAACAGAACATACTGACTCTCTATTATCGCGATCAACTGACAATGGCGAAAATAGGGAAAAGTTTGGGCGTATCCGAGTCGCGCATCTCCCAGCTACATTCCGCAGCAATCCTGCATTTGCGCTCACGGATTGAAGAGTTACTCAGCGCAGGTGCTTCGGCATCTACGAAGAATGCTGAAACATTGGAAAACGGAGAAGAACAACCCGCCTGTCAGTGA
- a CDS encoding aminotransferase class V-fold PLP-dependent enzyme, whose product MSADHKNRDGRSDDLLRYRPEFPILDRTTYLISNSLGAMPRGVYDALQNYADTWATQGVRAWDTWWMKAAEIGDQIGTLMNALPGNIAIHQNVTTCQAVIASCFDFSGRRNKVVYSDLNFPSVMYFWEAQRERGARVQMVPTDDGIHVPTERLLEAIDENTLLVPISHVIFRSAYINDARAIIERAHRVGAHVVLDTFQSLGTVPVDIQALNADFACGGVLKWLCGGPGVAYLYVRPDLGKKLEPKFTGWMAHQQPFAFEIGPIRYTDPPYRFVNGTPNIPALAAAAPGLKIIAEVGVEKIRQKSQRQTARLIELADEHGWKVNTPRDPAQRGGTVSIDMPDSKEVCAELLKRDILVDWRPKAGVRMSTHFYNTDTELEAAISAVEQILQSRSALAR is encoded by the coding sequence ATGAGCGCGGACCATAAAAACCGCGATGGGCGTAGCGACGACCTGCTGCGCTATCGTCCCGAGTTCCCTATTCTCGACCGCACTACTTACCTGATCAGCAACTCGTTAGGCGCCATGCCTCGCGGCGTCTATGATGCACTCCAAAATTACGCTGACACCTGGGCGACACAGGGCGTGCGCGCCTGGGACACCTGGTGGATGAAGGCCGCCGAAATCGGCGATCAAATCGGCACACTGATGAACGCTCTTCCCGGCAATATCGCCATTCACCAGAACGTCACTACCTGCCAGGCAGTGATCGCGTCGTGCTTTGATTTTTCCGGTCGCCGCAACAAAGTCGTTTACAGCGACTTGAACTTTCCTTCGGTTATGTATTTCTGGGAAGCTCAGCGCGAGCGGGGCGCCCGGGTCCAGATGGTCCCGACTGACGACGGTATTCATGTGCCTACCGAGCGTCTTCTGGAAGCCATTGACGAGAACACATTGCTGGTGCCGATTTCCCATGTTATTTTTCGCAGCGCTTATATCAACGATGCGCGCGCCATCATCGAGCGTGCCCACCGCGTGGGAGCCCACGTTGTTCTTGATACCTTCCAATCACTGGGCACAGTGCCGGTAGATATCCAAGCTCTCAATGCGGACTTTGCGTGCGGCGGAGTGCTGAAATGGCTGTGTGGCGGCCCCGGCGTGGCGTACCTGTACGTGCGCCCGGATCTTGGGAAGAAGTTAGAGCCCAAATTCACCGGGTGGATGGCCCACCAGCAGCCTTTCGCCTTCGAGATCGGGCCCATCCGCTACACCGATCCGCCGTATCGTTTTGTGAATGGCACTCCTAACATTCCGGCTCTCGCCGCCGCAGCACCTGGCTTGAAGATCATCGCCGAGGTCGGAGTCGAGAAGATCCGCCAAAAATCTCAGCGGCAGACCGCGCGACTCATCGAACTTGCCGATGAGCACGGCTGGAAGGTGAACACACCTCGTGATCCCGCGCAGCGCGGCGGCACAGTTTCCATTGACATGCCCGACTCCAAAGAGGTCTGCGCCGAACTGCTAAAGCGTGACATTCTTGTGGACTGGCGACCCAAGGCGGGCGTCCGTATGTCGACGCACTTCTACAATACTGATACCGAACTCGAAGCCGCCATCTCCGCGGTTGAGCAAATTCTGCAGTCGCGTTCTGCACTGGCGCGTTAG